ACAGGAAGGAAATGGGCAGGAAGAATTTCACTTTGGATTTCGGGTTTCGTGACAACAAACACTGTGACAAACACGCTTGATTTTGAAAGGCTGATCAGTGTCACTGGCTCGTCCCGTTTAGCGACGGACAAAGTGGCGCTGCTGATCGGGAACCTGAATTACGCCCACCACCCTGCCCTCATGGCCCCCATGATGGACGTGCACGAGCTGGCCAACCTCCTGCGGCAGCTGGGCTTCAGGGTGGTGTCCCTGCTGGACCTCACCAAGGCCGAAATGCTGGCTGCCATCGACGCcttcctgcagctcctggaCAGAGGCGTGTACGGTGAGTcccagaggccccgcccacgcctGCATCACACCATGCACTGTGCCACGCCCACACCTGCATCGCACCATGCACTgtgccacacccacacctgcatcACACCATGCACTgtgccacacccacaccatgcaTCACACCATGCACTgtgccacacccacaccatgcaCTGTGCCACGCCCACATCTGCATCACACCATGCACTgtgccacacccacaccatgcaCTGTGCCACGCCCGCACCTGCATCACGTCACACCACTTTTCTAAGTTTCTAGGATTATTTGCTCAGTGACTGTGATTAACAATATTAACAATATTAATTGTTAATACAAGTGCAGTGTGAAGTGATTATTGTACACCTAGAGTAGTATTCGGCGACATCTCTTGTATTGTCCCCAAACCTTGCCCATCACTGCAGTGTCCTCCATGGTTTAAAATCTAAAACCTGAGCTGCGAGCCCCCGCTTCACGTGCAGAGTCGCTCTGGGCTGACGGGCGGAGCCGTGCTGACTGAACGCATCGCCCCCCTGGGGGGGTGGCCTGGCTAATCATGCACAGCCCCGGGGGCCCGCCTGCCACGGTCAGCACCGGTACTGCTGGGCCAATGCGCTAGAAACTGGTGCTTTAGCAGGAGACCAGAGCTGTTTGTGAGAACATGGGGCGGCAGTGTACCGTAATGGGGAAGGAGGTGGTCTTGTAACCAAAGGGTCACCgattcgattcccaggtaggaacactgccgttgcacccttgagcaaggtacttcagtatatatccagctgctaCAAAAGGATGCaatgtgctatgtaaaaagagttgtgtaagtcgctctgggtgagagcgtctgctaaatgctgtaaTGGCTAACGAGGAAATCGCGTAAAACGACGGCCCGCTTCACGTGCAGTACAAGTGCGTCCTCTCTGCCGACCGACAGACCGCGGGGAAAGCGGAACGCGTTCTGAAATGTGCTTAGCCTCGGTCACCTGTTCATTTCTGAGTGAAGGCTGTGAGCTGAGAGATTGTCTGGAGGCAGTTTGCGGTTTGAATGACAGACACAGTGGAAAGCAGAAGTGtgatggggggtggtggggggggggggactgtatTGCTATTTATAGCGCTTTCTAAAGCCCCTGCAGCCTCGCGGCTCACGGGCCACTGGATTAATCGAGTGCCTGAGCGCTTGTGAATGCTGTTTATCTGTGACAGGGTCTTTAGATCACATCATTTTTATGACGTCCCATTGCCCTGCACTTATCATCTCAGAAAGATTTACAACTTTATTAATGTTACTGCCgtgttgttatttattatatgttatcatgttttcatttgttttcttctaATCTGACCTTATTCGTGGTCTTAATTTAGGGCTGCAGTAGAGCACAGCAAAagatttgaacccgcaaccttaCCGTCGTCAGTCTGTTTCTGTTCAGAAATTCTACTAACTAACGACAGGGGGCGATTCAATTTTCCTCGAGAAACCTTTCCGAAAAAGCATCTATTCGGTTCCACGAAAGCGAAGCGAAGCGTTTAGAACCGGCGAAAGCGAAGTTCTGCACGGCACTCTGTCTGACGGCGTCCGGCGGGAAAGGAGCTTGTGCGCTGGCTGAGTAAGCCGTGGCGCCGTTCGATGTGGAACCGCAGTCACGGCCTCAGCAGCCATTACAGGAGCGTCACCACATCGAGTTTACTCAACAGCAGGGAACAGGAAGCTGCTTCAGCCTAGTGAGGATTATGTGCGACTGTGCCCTGCTTTGCTTTCAGTGGCGCGTTTAGGGCGGGGCGTAGTTTTCGGGGAGCGCTCTTGCGTGTTCAGTGGGGAAGTGCGGCCGAGGACGCCGATCACTCGTGCGGGGCGGTCAGCGGGAGGCGAGCGCTAACTCTGACCcccattccccccaccccatcgcGTGCTGTTCAACAGCGCCGCAACGCCGCGACCTTTACTTCGCCAGCCTGACCCTTTCACCTGTCCTCCTTCCTGCCGCCCACGGCATCAAAAACCCGGCCTCAGATCTGGGGCGCTGGGAGCGCAtcgacaggaaatgaaatgaggCGGTGAGGGGAAGAAGGGGGGACTGTGTGGAAACCACCACGCGCTCGCCGTCTTTTGGGGGAGCTAAGCAGGCCTGAATTTTCTTGGGCTTTTTTTTGTGGCTGACACGGTGGTTTTTGCCACGCTGATGGACTGCCAAATGTATCGTGTGAAGATCAAAGATGAAAGAGTATCGCTGGCTGTGCTTATCAGGGGATTTTCAGCATCATGTTTTTACGAGCTACGAATTTTGAGAGGGTCGTGTTTATCGCTCTCTGTTGCCACTGTTCGGCTGGGATTCTGCCAACGTCCTGTCCGTAAATGTGACGGGAAGCACATTCAGCCTGAATCAAACGGACCTTGCCAGACTTTGCCTTTTGAAAAGGAAGACAAATATTTACCCATTTTTCAAAGTTGATGACTTACGGGCGGTCGGAGCgccctgtttaaaaaaagcacatagCATGTAAATACGCTTTATTTCGGTGCTGTCTGCCTGGCTGCTTACAGATATTGCATCATGGGAAGGGTCGGGTCGGGTCACGCTGCCGTAACGCTGTATTTATAACGCGCTCCTGCTGACTGAGCCGGGCTGATGTCTGCCAGCCAACAGCTCATTTCCGGCGGCAGGGTCGCGTCCAGCCAGGCTCCGGCGAGGGGACGCGGCCGTCTGGAGTCTGTTTGGGGCGGGGGCAGGCCGCGCTCGACCCTGAGAAGCGGGCTCGCCTGTCTTGAGGCTGGGCCAACAGAGCAGAGGGGTCTGGCAGTgatttttggggggagggggtccccTCTCCTGTACGCTTGGATCGTGGCTTGGTAGACCCTTCTTCTGTGACAGTGAGCTGTGACTGAAATAGAAAAAAGTTCTCTGTTTTGGTCATGTGACCGGTGGCCAGAATCTGTCACACTGTGCTGAAAAGACATAGAGCCAAGTGGGTTGCCACCCTAAGAAGGAGACTCTTTTTAGAGAAATTCCACAAATGtgggaaaacacattttagctgATTGGCTTTACTGTAATGAGCTCAAACTGTAACAACACATATGTTACAATCTCTGGAATTTCTGGAATGTCCTTTTTGATAATAtaaccttttctttttaatctttcttctgtttctgtttgcacAAGTTATCACAGTTCTTGTTTGTTCTTGGATTTAGTGGTTAGCCCAGTATTTACTCCTGACTCGAAACATTACTGAAGATTGCTGGGTTTATCTTGTGTGGAATCGTTTGAAGCTCTGTGGCTTTTGAGCGTCACCTCCAGCAGTCGCTGGAGTTCCTCTGTTTGACGTTCTTGTGAATGTGAGGCCGAGTTCCAGCGTCTCGTGACCGGATGTCACGCAGTCACTCCATATAAAGTGAATCAGCGCCTCAACGTTCCCCTAAAACCTTCGCTTAAGCCTACGCTGTTACTTCCGTGGTTTGCAGACGTGACGCTTACTCACCAcagattgttttttctttccacttTTCCTGTTCTTACAGAGAAATGATTCattaaaacacagtaaaataagaATGAGCCACATGTATTCTTACAGCCCCAGCTGTTTCTTTCTGGTGATTAATGGACTGGACTACGTTTAAGACCAGCATCCTTTTTGGTCCGGGTTCATGTGCCTGCAGCTTTTTGACACCTTATATGATGCATGCGATGACACAGGATAAACATTTATGTACTTTAATGTGGAAAACTGAGGTAAATCCAGGTTTTTTGCGCTGAAGTGTTTCCGCTTCCTGTTTCCAGCTCTCTTCTACTACGCGGGCCACGGGTACGAGTGCTCCGGGAGGAACTACCTGGTGGCCGTGGACGCGCCGCAGCCGTACCGGCCGGAGAACTGCGTCAGCGTGCAGGGCGTGATGCGCCGCATGCAGGAGAGGCACACCGCGCTCAACGTCATCCTGCTGGACACCTGCCGGAAATGGTGCGGTCCCACCGCTCATTCACTTATAGCATTCACTCAGCGCTGCCCTCTTTACCGGCTGAGGTTTAAAATGGTAGATTGGAAGGGCAAGGAATTATGGGAAGTGTAGTGTATGAGCAAAGCCGGCGTCAGCGTACGCTGTGCTCCTTGTACCTCAGAAGTGTGGCAGGACACAGGCAGCGAATTGCAGTGTATACTTTGGAGTGTACTTGAGATTTCGAACAATACTTGTATGGTGGTCAGCAGCCACATTATACTTTTTCTTAAGCACATTTAATATAAAGTTTTATTCCATACGTCTCTCTGCATTCTCcagtgtgtggtgttcaggtTTAGGTTAAATTGCAGTTGTTGTGACTGTTGCACAACAGCAGTTGTTGTAATGGAACACGTGGGTATGCTCTTAAGAAGTCTTTGATGTTTGACTCACGTTATTAGATTCATTTTCACTTACTGAGTAACTGCAACACCGTGAGACAAACAACAAATCAGTTAACGTCAGCGTGTTTCCTTTGTTCTGTAACATTTCACAGGTACAACCAGAACTGTGCCCTTTCTGAAATCAGGTCACTGGCACCCTTGGGTAACACGGTATACGGATACGCCACGTAAGTTTCTCGCCACAAACACATTAACCAGTCAGAGAAAAGCACTGTTAGACAGTGGTTTCCTTCTGAATAGTTTGCTACCGTTTTGTTGTTTGCTCTCAAGAACAAATCACGTCATTTGTCACACTCACCTGAAGCACAGCTTTCTCAATTGTTAATGCTCTTTAAAAGTTGTGCTCTGTCATGGCAtctgtatttctcttttttaatctgtttttttatcaCATTCACATTGGTTCTCTAGAACATTCTACTCAGACTTGAGCTTTGACAGGAGCTCTAGTGGGATTGACTGATTGGTTGATGGGGATCTGTCGGCCGGTCTAGCTGCTTGCTCATTGGTGTGCCGCGGTCGCAGGTGCGAAGACGCCGTGGCCTTCGAGGTGCAGGACGGCGAGAGGAGTTCCGGAATCTTCACCAAGTACCTGAACAAGCACATACTGCGTCCGGAGAAGATCACGCGCGTCCTGGAGCAGGTTTCCGAAGGTCAGAGTCCCCTTTAACTCACTCTGTGTTATAATGAAGCGTCACGCCCAGCTAACGGTAAACCCAGGAGTTTGCGGGATGTGTCAGTCTCCTCTTGTAATGTATGGATGTGCTCATTCAGTAGAGCTGGTGGTGTGGGGAGGAGAATTAGTCAGAAATGGATTCGCTTTGGCGTGATGGAATCCGGACGTGTTTGCATAGACCGTGTGAGGGCCACTGTGGTCTCCACCCTTCATCCCCCACCtcgagacacacatacacagaggcacATTTGTTAGTCGTTTTTTCACCCTGGCTGGACTGCCCATGCCTCCGGTTGTTGCCTTTGTCTGGCACGTCACCATGGCGACATGACTCAACCGGTGCAGGCCAGACAGGGCCTCATAAGCCGCTGCCTCATTCCCCGGCTGAAAccggagaggaagagagcgctCGACCTGTGGAGAGCTTCTGTTTCCCTCCTCACCCcctgcaccctccccccccacacacacacacacaaaaacataaaaacacccTCCAAAAAAACCCCAGGACGGTCACCCTGAACAGTACTGGCACACAGGCTTTGAGCCACTGGTGGCAGGGATAGGTTTAATGCAGTGTCCCCTGGGGTGTTCAAGGCTGTGGGATAGGGATAGAGTTAAGGTTAACTCTAGGGGTTTCATCAGTGACGCAGGTCACATGATGCTCTGGCATCCGACTGCTTAGGAGAGCAGTGTGAGCCAAGGCCACCGCACTTCTTCAGGGGGAGGAACCAAACGCTCCGTCAACTATTAATAACTTGGAGATTGAGTTCTGCCCGGATATGTTTTGCTATGATTACTTCTGTACTACAACAGGATATAAATTCTGATTTTTTACGTTCAAAATGATTCCCGAGACCCTGCATTCGagcactttaaatattttttcctaaatTAGATTTTTCCTATACCATGCCTGGAGATTTCACAGTGATCAAGGGAAAAATGGAAATAGTTAAAAAGTATACCCATTTAAGTGCAAAGTTTCTGTTCCTCTTGCCAGTGGTTTGTGTGATAAGtagctgctgtttgtttgtcccCCTGAAACCtgggcaaaaaataataattttacataaTGCAAGTGGATgacaaaacatgttgcagtgaaattattctgaaaaatattatttatttttattgaatgtccttTGTAATGTCAGCTTGGTgaaatatatggttcttgagattaagactaGAGACTTGTGTCCCCTACTGGGGACAAACATTAATTACCAGGTCTTTACCAGGAGGATATGATGCCAAGCGGTCTGTCCTACAGTTACTGTGGAATTGAGTTATAAATGGAAACAGCGATGCTGGTGACCTCTCACTTCCTGGCCCAAAGGGAACTAAGTGAAGAAGGATCACTTAAAATATTACCGGGGCATGCTAACTTTCCATAGCGAGCCACACTCCCACATCCTGAACTACTCACTCGTTTTTACCACGCCATGAATACTCTGAGTCAacgggggagatgggggggggggggggaggggattgtCAGAACGCTTCCGTTAATGAGAACTGCAACCAAAAAATGTCACTGTTCCTGACTTTTTGGAACAAGTGAAGGTGAACCTCTTCTGTGGTTTAGTGGTTTTGTTCAATGTCTTGATCGGAGATCCGCCTCCCCTCCGTACGCCAGTTTGAAAAAACGGCTGGAGGTTGAAGTCTTATGCAGTGGGTTTGGGGCAGCTGTTGAACTTATGTCATTCCTTCAGCaagatcattacattacatcaggGGGGCgctgctgttgttttcagtGGAGGGGCGGTGCTCGCCCCCTGCTTGCGGTGTCATGCGCTAGTTTGCGCTAGGGTGCGGTCTGAGCCTCCCTTTTCCCGCAGATTTGGGCCGGGACCCCCTGGTGACGGGGAGGCAGGTGGTGGAGGTCCGGCACACGCTGAAGGACCCGCGCGGCCTGGGCGACCCGGTGCGGACCGCCGGACACACACGCGAGCTGCGTGTGCGGGACCTGTGCTGGAGGAGGGCTAACGGTGAGTCCCGGTCCCACAGGGGCGGAGCGCAGAACCGCCCCGCTTCAGGAACCTTCCGTTAAAAAGAGCACCAGGGTAATGACGGAAACGGGCTCTGATCATCCCCAGATGTCCCCCCTGACCCTACCTCTAACTGAAGCCGAAAACGCACAGACAGGCCAACGCATAACAGAGCTCACTAAATCTAACTGTGTTTGGTGAGGTCACGCATGTCCTGTACTACCATACCAGGCCGAAAAATAAAGGGTATAGGACCCGTTTCTTAAATCACAATCCTCGGGGGCCCGAGAACTGCTTTTCCATCCCCCCTTTACCTGGGAGGCAGGTGTGAAgacactctcaaacacaaattgttcagttaattgtcTGGAGGACATGGTCCTGTGAAACAGAGGAAGtgaagtgaaaaagaaaaaagaattgttgCAGAAAACAGAACCGTGTGTTCCTCATTAGGAAGTGCTGAAGGGCATGTTGATAAAAAGTGACTTTAAATCCGCTGTAAAGGAAGGCAGCGTGTTCCGCCTCCACCGCAAACCACTCCCCCcatcctggccccgccccttacccccccccccccccacgtgatGCACGAAGGGACTGCAACGGCAACTTCCTCTGGAAGCAGTGTGACGCGGGGGTGAATGGCGGCGAATGTTGTGGGCGGGTTCCATTCCCGTTTAGGGGAAGTGGAGAGGTGCTAGCAGACGCTAGGCTAAAATGCATGCATAGCTGTTTGCCGTAAAGGAGGGAGGGTGCTTTTTGTTGGAAAAGCacctttttaaatatgtattggTTTCCATTGATAAAAAACTGATGAAAGGGCACCGTGCTTTTCAGCATGGTTTGAAGTAAATGAGTGCATATGAAAGATGAATGTGTAAACACAGGAGAGTATTCTAACCGCTACCAAGGCCATTAGCACAAATGGCTTCGCATCCAGGGCAATTGTGTCAGTTTACTTGTACGTGATGTTGTTTGCCAGTGTGGTCTGTGGGCCAAGGCATCTGACAAATTAATcgatgtcattttttttgtatttgtagtttCGGTGTAGCAGCATGATGTAATAATATTGTCTACATGAAAACTGCAGGTGTATCCACTATTGCTTATTGTTTAGACCGTGTTTCACCCGCATTGTGTGTGGGCTTTGTCGTCTGACCCAGAGTTGCCCGAGCGACGGACGCTGGCGTTCCCGTGCGGCGCTGAGGTGGAGCTCAGCTTCTCGGCCTTGTTCTCCAACGTCATCATCGTCTTCGCCGCGGTGAAGCCCGGCGACCGCGGCGTCCTGGACTGCAGCCTCTCCCTCAGGAGCAACCCGGTGAGTCTGGGAAGCGCTCGGGTCCCTTCCGGCTGAACGGGTAAACGTTCGGGCCCACCTTTCCGGTCCAAAACGAAACGCGCTCAACTGAAACGCTGACTCCCGCATACCAATGCAGCtgaaaaaaagtaacatttagtgctaaatttattttcagaaaatgaaatgctcaATGAAAACGGCGCTCTGCAGCTGCAAGTTCTGAGCTCACCCTGCGATAAGTTCTCTTTCCCCTGGGGAGGCAATGAGCCGTGAAATGAAACGCTTCGCTATTTTCTGTTATAGGGTGAAAAATAGCACATTGCTCACATCGCTTCTGATCCACCAGTCTTGTCTGAATTGCTGTTACACTGCATGACCCCCACGCTAAGGTAGAATATCTTGTAAATCTGCACGAATGGGAAAATGCTGTCTTTAAATAGATTTCCCAGACACCTGAAAAGAGCGGGATGTTGCATAAACTGACTTTGCCGCTGAACTAGCTGGCCATTTGCACAGTCGATGCCATCTTTGCTTAGGACACACTGACCCCTAGTGTCAGATAATGGTATATCATGGAAGAAACCCAAGTACACTTTAGTAGAACCCTTATTGTGTACTTTTATATCATTGTCTTGATTTTTATTACTTATATCTAGATTATTGCTGGTGGTTGTAAAGTTTCCTTAAACTCACACATTGCCGCTTCCTGCTGGGTAGTGATAATGGGCCATTATAGTCTGTGGACAGCAAGCAGACTTGAATCAAACTTGTTTTGAAATACTTGAACTCCTTTCTAGTGATGGGCAGTATAAATTATATGATGAGATGGGTTCGGGCCAGCTGATTCCAAAGACGCAGTATTCCATGAGCTATCTTGACcactgcatgtaaaacaaatGTTACCGTACTAACTAAAATTAGTTATGAAAGACAAAGCTTCGCTTGGCCACAGTTGTTCGCAAACATGGCTTCACGTTCCTAATCGAGGGTTTATGGGATAGCTTTTTTTACGGGGCTCTTGTGTTGTTCTTACAGGTAATGGAAGATGTGTTCTCAAATTTGGGCCGTTTAGACAGAATGGACTCCCTGCTACCAAACGACACTCTCAGTCCCGACTGCAGTCTTAGACTTTGCGGCCTACAGAAACTCCAGGTGCGTTCAGTGAGCACAGTGCTGCCCTTAACTGACTTGCATGTGTTCATTCTGTTCTGATGACAGTATGTGCATTGATTCAAAACGGAGTCAtttgttcctgtgtttatttgtttgtgacTCATGCTCGAGTTTGACTCCCGGTAGAGGCTAATTACCTCCTGGATTGACACCTGTGTCGatcgtgcatgtctgtgttgaCTTGCGCTCTTCTGTATTGGGCAGTAAATCTATTCATATCTCCCTTTTGACTTGGGCACATCTGTGGATTCTTCCTTCTGGTCTTAATTTAACTTGTGGATTGACTCCATTTTAAGTAGCCTATTTCTGCTTGACTCCCTGTAGTGACACTGAATTCAcagtatatgtgtatttatgacAGGACATTGCATTGACTTGTGCAtgggtgtgttgtgtattgACTTGCTTGCCTGTGCGCTGGCTCGTGTGCCCGCTGCGCAGAGATCCTTGGTGATCGAGGTGGAGCTGCACTACACCCGCGCGGACTGCGGGGCACGCCTGACGGAGAGCAGGCAGCAGGACGTGGGCAAGCCGCTGGTGGCCCGCTGCGAGCTGCACCGGAGGACGCAGGCGGCGGGGCCCGCCGAGccggagggggggcgggacagGCGGGAGGGCGCCCCCTTCCTGAGCATAGACTGCACGGCCTCCTACCGGCAGCCCCCCCGTCAGCCCCAGGGGCGGCCGGGCCGGCCGTCCACCCGCAAGGCGGAGAACGGCTGGAAATGCGCCAccaccgccgctgccgccgccgccgccgtcgccaaAAGCCCGTCTCCCCGGAGCAACGAGCCCGAGGAGAACGACGAGAACGAGATCCTGGAGTGCTCCACCTGAAGGTCTCCGCAGACCGCCGGAACGCGCCAAGCGGACTGGGGCAGAGGGGGGACTGTGTTCCTGCCGCTGAAACGCGCCATGTGAACTTCTCAATGAGGGGGGGGTCTGCAGTTCCTTTCCCtcagtgtgttttctttttaccatGTGCAGAACTTTACCTTTGTCTGGTTTTAATTACGTCATTTTTTGCCTTTGGTGAAAGTGTTGCTCAACATGCAGCTAGCTGATCATATATCCCTTTTTTACAATATCAACTCAATATCAATAGCAATCTCTACAATTTGGTTGTTTTCACAGTTATTGAAATGTTGTGatcatacatttgtatttaatcaCATTCGATacttttaataatcaaaataagcacaaatacatatttttggaaaGTACCTACTTTTCCTCATTATTACAATTTATTGGA
Above is a genomic segment from Anguilla rostrata isolate EN2019 chromosome 16, ASM1855537v3, whole genome shotgun sequence containing:
- the malt3 gene encoding mucosa-associated lymphoid tissue lymphoma translocation protein 1 isoform X2, whose product is MISEIVIVQHPLSACVPLNYRVTLSVRAVGTGPLSYQWFQAEDEVPGGTGADLVFEARRTQQYVCRVNDKHCNCVFSEWVKVKVCDIPRPLARPSGTWQGEPLIAVNPASQTVRRGERVTLQCSAFGIPAPDYQWYRNGNPLPGKNRETLQIENVDGDHEVWYLCSVSNVLEEKWTKPAKISLVVPDPPAASELTATDKVALLIGNLNYAHHPALMAPMMDVHELANLLRQLGFRVVSLLDLTKAEMLAAIDAFLQLLDRGVYALFYYAGHGYECSGRNYLVAVDAPQPYRPENCVSVQGVMRRMQERHTALNVILLDTCRKWYNQNCALSEIRSLAPLGNTVYGYATCEDAVAFEVQDGERSSGIFTKYLNKHILRPEKITRVLEQVSEDLGRDPLVTGRQVVEVRHTLKDPRGLGDPVRTAGHTRELRVRDLCWRRANELPERRTLAFPCGAEVELSFSALFSNVIIVFAAVKPGDRGVLDCSLSLRSNPVMEDVFSNLGRLDRMDSLLPNDTLSPDCSLRLCGLQKLQRSLVIEVELHYTRADCGARLTESRQQDVGKPLVARCELHRRTQAAGPAEPEGGRDRREGAPFLSIDCTASYRQPPRQPQGRPGRPSTRKAENGWKCATTAAAAAAAVAKSPSPRSNEPEENDENEILECST
- the malt3 gene encoding mucosa-associated lymphoid tissue lymphoma translocation protein 1 isoform X1, with amino-acid sequence MLSLFAEIVIVQHPLSACVPLNYRVTLSVRAVGTGPLSYQWFQAEDEVPGGTGADLVFEARRTQQYVCRVNDKHCNCVFSEWVKVKVCDIPRPLARPSGTWQGEPLIAVNPASQTVRRGERVTLQCSAFGIPAPDYQWYRNGNPLPGKNRETLQIENVDGDHEVWYLCSVSNVLEEKWTKPAKISLVVPDPPAASELTATDKVALLIGNLNYAHHPALMAPMMDVHELANLLRQLGFRVVSLLDLTKAEMLAAIDAFLQLLDRGVYALFYYAGHGYECSGRNYLVAVDAPQPYRPENCVSVQGVMRRMQERHTALNVILLDTCRKWYNQNCALSEIRSLAPLGNTVYGYATCEDAVAFEVQDGERSSGIFTKYLNKHILRPEKITRVLEQVSEDLGRDPLVTGRQVVEVRHTLKDPRGLGDPVRTAGHTRELRVRDLCWRRANELPERRTLAFPCGAEVELSFSALFSNVIIVFAAVKPGDRGVLDCSLSLRSNPVMEDVFSNLGRLDRMDSLLPNDTLSPDCSLRLCGLQKLQRSLVIEVELHYTRADCGARLTESRQQDVGKPLVARCELHRRTQAAGPAEPEGGRDRREGAPFLSIDCTASYRQPPRQPQGRPGRPSTRKAENGWKCATTAAAAAAAVAKSPSPRSNEPEENDENEILECST